The sequence GTACGGCTTCTTCCTGCTGCGCGGCAAGCTGGTCGCCGGCTACGGGCCGACGATGGCGCCAGGCCAGCCGTCCGCGTGGGCGACCTACATCCAGGTCGACGACGCGGACAAGACGGCCGAGGCGGTGCGGGGCGCTGGCGGCTCGGTGCTCGCCCCGCCGATGGACATCCCCGGCGACGCCGGCCGGATGGCCGTGTGCACCGACCGCGAGGGGGCGTTCTTCTCGGTGTTCCAGCCCAACCAGCACAAGGGCGCGCAACTGGCCAACGAGCCGGGCGCCTTCTGCTGGAACGAGCTGGACAGCCGGGACCTCGACGCCGCCAAGGCCTTCTACCCCGCGGTCTTCGGCTGGACGGTCGAGGGTGGCGCCGACGGCGGCTGGGAGTACTACGAGTGGAAGCGCGGGGGCACCGCGACCATCGGCGGGCTGATGCCGATGCCGCCCGGCGCTCCGGCCGCGGTTCCGCCGCACTGGGTGACGTACTTCGCGGTCGCCGACACCGACGCGGCCATCGCGCAGGCCAACGGGCTGGGGGCGACCACCCTCGCCGGGCCGATGGACAGCCCGGCCGGCCGGTTCGCGGTCCTGGCCGGTCCCCAGGGCGAGGTGTTCGCGGTCATCAAGCTCTGAGACCGGCGAGCGCTGGCCGGCGGCCACGGAGATCCGTGGCCGCCGGCCGTCGAGGAGTCAGGCGCCTAGGAGAACTGCACGTTGCGGATGACGCAGCGCAGCGTGTCGTCGTTACCGGACGCGCCGATAGTCGTCCAGTCGGCGGTGTGACCGGCACCGACACCCGGCACCTTCACAACCTTCGTGTCCACGACCGTGTTGCCCTTGTCGAGCACGAAGTCGACCACGATCGAATAGGTCCGCTCGTTCTTCGAGCGGTTGTTCACGACGCCGGCGAACTTCCACTCGCCCTTGTCATCGCGGTCACAGTCACCGGGCACGGCGTCGGAACGAGCGCCCTTAGTCGGGTCATAGGCCGGAATATTGACCTGCTTCGCGTTCGGCGCCGCGACGGGATCCCGCGGTTTGTCCGATGAACCCGACGACGAACACGCGGTCGCGGTTCCCCCGGCCAGCACGGCGGCGGTCACCAACGGCACGATCCACCGTCGCGGCGCCGGTGTAACCCTCATGCCTTGCTCCTTCCCTCGTCATCATCCGGTGATCTCGCACGATCACGCCCGGCATCGCCGCACCCCCCTTCGGCCCGGAGGAGAATTGCCCTCCCGGTGTCTGTCGCGATGTAAGGGTAGTTCACCGCCCGACAGCCACCGTTGAATGACAGCGACGCCACGGCCCGTTCCCGCGAAATCGTCGAAATGTCGGCCCGGCAAGTCCGATTCGCCAGGACGGCCGATTGACGGAATCGCACTCATAGGCCGATGGCGCGAGTTCCAGGGCCAAGACCGGCTTTGTCCGATGTGGCCCGGCCGGGAGCGGGAAAAGGCGCCGCCGCCCGGGCCCGTGAGGACCGGGGCGGCAGCGCCCAGCTCGTTGTGCCCGGTCCGTCCAGCCGGCGACCGGCACCGGCTGGACGGACCGCCCCCGTCAGGCGGTCACGGAGACCGGCCGCCCCCCGAGCGGGCTGGTGCCGGCCGGTGGCACCGCGACCCCGCCGCCGCCGACGGCGACCGGGCCCTCGGTCTCGTTCGTGAACAGCGAGGCGTTGTTCTGGTTGAGGACGAGGAACCCGTGGCTCGGGTCGGCGGTCGGATTCCCCGGCGACACGGGGAGGACCGGGTTGAGGCCCGTCACCTGGGCCTGGGCAACACCGACCGTCGGCAAAACAGCGCCGCCAGCAGCGCTATCAGCGTCACCACTGCCCGGCGGGTGGTATGGACCGCGGCCACCCACAGTCCACGGCCGAGCAGACCGCGGCGACGGGCTCGACCCGCGGCGCGGTGCGCGCGCGTGGAGACGCCTGGACCACACGGTGGAACGCGACACATTGGCTCCTCGACCCGCGGCGACGCCGCCGAGCCGACCCACGTCCCGCGGCAATCCAGGGCATGGGTCGGGACCGTCACCTGCTCAGGGGGTGCTGGAGGACCACCTCGGCGCTGTCCCGGCCCTGGTCCTCTACTCGCAGGTCAACAGTCACACAGAGTAATTCCAGAAGATCCGAAGTCCGAGGCGCGTGTCGCAAACACGCAGGTAAGAGTCCCGCAAGTGGCCCGACCTGGACACTTAGATCACACAGAGCAACAGGCGGCTGTCAACGACCCGCGAGCCCGGCCGGCCGGGCCGACGTCGCGGCAGCGGGC is a genomic window of Pseudofrankia inefficax containing:
- a CDS encoding VOC family protein; this encodes MAEFTSYEPGTPSWVDVASSDLASSKAFYGALFGWEAQDLPDPAAGGYGFFLLRGKLVAGYGPTMAPGQPSAWATYIQVDDADKTAEAVRGAGGSVLAPPMDIPGDAGRMAVCTDREGAFFSVFQPNQHKGAQLANEPGAFCWNELDSRDLDAAKAFYPAVFGWTVEGGADGGWEYYEWKRGGTATIGGLMPMPPGAPAAVPPHWVTYFAVADTDAAIAQANGLGATTLAGPMDSPAGRFAVLAGPQGEVFAVIKL